In Macadamia integrifolia cultivar HAES 741 chromosome 5, SCU_Mint_v3, whole genome shotgun sequence, a single window of DNA contains:
- the LOC122078310 gene encoding UPF0496 protein 4-like, producing MFLTETARRFPSLTPRFFAGKRSPPASKNLERVSQSFDENLLRRLKTLNPPSINLSWISLAVDFLCYIHTEAENLVSDLKLSGSENSLASYLDESVKLLDLCNSIVMEIERLRQGRLLIVSGIQRFQRCQNQNLAPEELCRVRDSLSDWGNRSFVHTNRRLQSPGELIRDLARGLGSSPSGKIKTVGDVVKRMIYTVGAMTVLVAGVMVSALTESTETIQVRVPAEFSWSDAFNGLASAVSVEIERRFKDASDRRRFVDDVDDVEKRVRSVCDVINNVVGGGVGEGKERLESGFKELEEMTVTLTERLDRFSDGVNGFFRTVLSTRNSLLGKFRVGSEMRLEQKGKM from the coding sequence ATGTTTCTGACGGAGACCGCTCGCCGCTTCCCTTCTCTCACCCCCCGGTTCTTTGCCGGAAAACGATCCCCGCCGGCCTCAAAGAATCTCGAGCGTGTCTCTCAATCCTTCGATGAAAACCTCCTCCGTCGTCTCAAGACCCTCAATCCACCTTCGATCAATCTCTCCTGGATCTCCCTTGCCGTCGATTTTCTCTGTTACATACACACAGAAGCGGAAAACTTGGTTTCCGATCTGAAACTCTCGGGCTCTGAGAACTCTCTCGCTTCCTATTTGGATGAAAGTGTGAAGCTATTGGATCTTTGTAACTCGATCGTTATGGAGATCGAACGATTGCGACAAGGTCGGCTTCTGATAGTCTCAGGGATCCAACGGTTTCAACGATGTCAGAATCAGAATCTGGCACCGGAGGAGCTATGCCGCGTCAGGGATTCGCTTTCCGATTGGGGAAATCGCTCGTTTGTTCACACAAATCGGAGATTACAGAGCCCAGGTGAGCTGATCCGAGATCTCGCTCGTGGACTAGGCAGTTCTCCTAGTGGCAAGATCAAGACCGTTGGTGATGTCGTTAAACGCATGATCTACACCGTCGGAGCGATGACTGTTCTCGTCGCCGGAGTCATGGTTTCGGCATTGACCGAGTCAACTGAGACGATTCAAGTCCGAGTCCCTGCCGAGTTCTCTTGGTCTGACGCGTTTAATGGTTTGGCTTCGGCGGTTTCTGTAGAGATCGAGAGGCGGTTCAAGGACGCTTCAGATCGCCGACGGTTCGTGGATGATGTGGATGACGTGGAGAAGCGCGTGCGGAGCGTTTGTGACGTCATTAATAATGTGGTTGGAGGGGGAGTAGGTGAGGGAAAGGAGAGGTTGGAGAGTGGTTTTAAGGAGTTGGAGGAGATGACGGTAACGTTGACGGAGCGTTTGGATCGTTTTTCTGACGGCGTTAACGGATTCTTTCGCACGGTATTGAGTACAAGAAATAGTCTTTTGGGAAAATTCAGGGTGGGTTCGGAAATGAGATTGGAACAGAAAGGGAAGATGTAG